A DNA window from Micromonospora sp. NBC_01739 contains the following coding sequences:
- the dpdJ gene encoding protein DpdJ, with product MLDTLEDIEARHLVWGLTEESWTQEQLIQTIGAAAPAYDPRDILEQLLQHNLVFELDRRWPKEYRTRMAETMRLMAHLRQLFPGRPWQAAPGLVADFRFRHEPRRFPRRNLDTDAVTARLTGAQLSSVQVETARLILDGPPDANGQYRPRNLSEFQLQSTTDVFAAMAKRDRGVIVSAGTGSGKTLAFYLPALTHLATRPTSTHGVGVVAIYPRNELLKDQLASALDETRRLREAGGRQIRIGAYFGNSPNGNSKGVPKGAPNGAWRRAASGWICPFLTCPTRVGDDRCGGDLVWLFSDYGVPRMRRQERLTCTTCGGVVADGELALTRATMRNRPPDLLFTTTEMLNRSLSDGWSMHVFGVGPKARAKPALVLLDEVHTYDGTNGAQVAYLLRRWRHLLNRPTTWVGLSATLANADRFFEQLCGLADGAVVTVEPDQGDLELRGREYQAVLRGDPSQQTALLSTTIQTLMLLRRILDLQPTPLSAYGSRVFAFCDKLDLVNRLYRQMQSAEGLTDTGNARRGAVPLAALRMMQTVQGAGPVTDWDRRDMDGQHWWMSELLGFGPRSLTIGRTSSQDTGVRAGADIVVTTSSLEVGFDDPAVGAVLQHKAPRDVASFLQRRGRAGRTQTQRPWTVVVLSDFGRDRTAYQDYETLLAPDLPAKRLPMGNQSVRKMQAAMCMIDWAAYKLGVAARGTNDRNTRIVFTQPDATASDLCDEVAQLLTRVMNGGPDRQDLMTFVGASLQLSRDELEAVCWEQPRSLLLDAVPTARRRLVSHWAAYVDGESVAGREEWVNDSPLPEFIPKALFSDLCLPEVAISAPPGYDQAANESIAVQMALNELAPGKVTMRWAVERGRGLWINPADDGAPVALEEGLAHEGLVIGEVAGDSGPIPLVRPLITAPQVPPPEVQPSSIGRLNWHVRWRRPNDGLTLVRPRSGPLVGNVVSVQAYLHTARGALQSWRYATHTSANVARRGGGRQQLNNSFTWHGQPAAVGYDATVDAQIVTVTVPQTLSAFELHRPQQRLRQLRRDFFVDQLRERLHALAVDRFLARNLAESIVAAGAAAVRDNTDPAHLSALPSTRWRQLVADLIRDGVIGLDEDSDDADSTDHGLGPRQQQLLDALTDGPIAQAIAETVGLLTAEPGDDWLPWLRIRFVQTMAAAWQAAAQELCPDFDADLDTVIDVDPIGDGPTATFVLSDAMIGGGGMIETLSSRISDDPRRFDYLVLAALQPSDLEDVDRSLRHTLTLLTTEPEIADAAQRFRAAAHQRLHAWQDLVAALTNHGVSPAHVTVTTLASRVFRANSGPESDSLIRECLKAWKDIEVRAGFAIDHRSICMALAADPNIVATLIKAIPEGAGESEKWAQSVLQGLLWPTAEARRAQSLVASNRFVTEAPLTERTFVLDALPDPIDEVDVDDADWVCQLTEHIAASGRCQLVSGSDDRTRLKHAVQHLVTNPVDLGWLHVHPHVEAALRRDGTLAVDVSLEEAPQ from the coding sequence GTGCTTGACACGCTAGAGGACATCGAGGCACGCCACCTGGTCTGGGGCCTGACGGAAGAGAGTTGGACGCAGGAGCAGTTAATCCAGACCATCGGCGCAGCAGCGCCTGCCTACGATCCCCGCGACATTCTCGAACAACTCTTGCAACACAACCTGGTGTTCGAACTGGACCGGCGCTGGCCCAAGGAATACCGCACACGCATGGCCGAAACCATGCGGCTAATGGCGCATCTACGCCAACTCTTCCCTGGGCGTCCGTGGCAGGCCGCCCCCGGCTTGGTCGCCGACTTCCGCTTCCGACACGAACCGCGGCGATTCCCTCGGCGCAACCTCGACACCGACGCAGTCACGGCGCGGCTGACCGGCGCCCAGCTTTCCAGCGTTCAGGTCGAAACTGCCCGCCTAATCCTCGACGGGCCGCCCGACGCAAACGGCCAGTACCGCCCTCGAAATTTGTCCGAGTTCCAACTCCAATCGACCACTGACGTTTTCGCTGCGATGGCTAAGCGCGACCGCGGCGTGATCGTTAGCGCTGGCACCGGAAGCGGTAAGACGCTCGCTTTCTACCTGCCCGCACTGACCCATCTCGCGACTCGACCAACATCCACGCATGGCGTCGGAGTCGTCGCGATCTACCCACGTAACGAACTCCTCAAAGACCAACTCGCCTCAGCGCTTGACGAGACTCGCCGCCTGCGGGAGGCAGGCGGTCGGCAAATCCGGATTGGCGCTTACTTCGGCAACAGCCCGAACGGGAATTCCAAAGGAGTACCAAAAGGGGCGCCTAACGGGGCGTGGCGTCGAGCGGCGAGCGGTTGGATCTGCCCGTTCCTTACCTGCCCTACGAGGGTTGGGGACGACCGTTGCGGCGGTGACCTGGTATGGCTGTTCTCGGACTACGGCGTCCCGCGAATGCGACGTCAGGAGCGACTGACCTGCACAACCTGCGGCGGGGTGGTCGCCGACGGCGAGCTGGCCCTGACTCGCGCCACCATGCGAAATCGCCCACCCGACCTGCTATTCACCACGACCGAGATGCTCAACCGATCGCTCAGCGACGGCTGGAGCATGCATGTCTTCGGGGTCGGACCGAAGGCTCGAGCCAAACCCGCGCTGGTCTTGCTCGACGAAGTACACACCTACGACGGTACAAATGGCGCACAAGTCGCATACCTCCTCAGGCGATGGCGCCATCTGCTCAACAGGCCGACCACCTGGGTCGGCTTGAGCGCTACGCTGGCCAACGCTGACCGCTTCTTTGAACAGCTGTGCGGCTTAGCGGACGGCGCAGTGGTGACGGTCGAACCGGACCAAGGTGACCTGGAGTTGCGCGGACGCGAGTATCAAGCGGTATTGCGGGGCGACCCGTCCCAGCAGACTGCCCTGCTGTCCACCACGATTCAAACACTCATGTTGTTGCGTCGCATCTTGGACCTGCAACCGACCCCGCTGAGCGCCTACGGCAGCCGCGTGTTCGCGTTCTGCGACAAGCTCGACCTGGTCAATCGACTCTATCGACAGATGCAATCCGCCGAAGGGCTCACCGATACCGGCAACGCGCGACGCGGCGCCGTCCCTCTAGCCGCGCTTCGCATGATGCAAACGGTGCAGGGCGCCGGGCCAGTAACCGACTGGGACCGACGTGACATGGATGGCCAACACTGGTGGATGTCCGAACTGCTCGGTTTCGGCCCTCGGAGCCTGACGATCGGCCGAACATCGTCGCAGGACACCGGCGTCCGCGCGGGCGCGGACATCGTCGTGACCACGTCCTCGCTCGAGGTCGGATTCGACGACCCCGCCGTCGGCGCGGTCCTGCAACACAAGGCCCCACGCGACGTCGCCTCATTCCTGCAACGGCGGGGACGGGCCGGTCGTACCCAAACGCAACGGCCATGGACCGTCGTAGTGCTCTCAGATTTCGGGCGCGACCGCACGGCCTACCAGGACTACGAAACGTTGCTCGCCCCCGATCTGCCAGCAAAGCGCCTGCCCATGGGCAACCAGTCTGTGCGCAAAATGCAAGCGGCCATGTGCATGATCGACTGGGCGGCCTACAAGTTGGGCGTGGCGGCCCGAGGAACCAATGACCGTAACACCCGCATCGTGTTCACTCAGCCGGATGCCACGGCTTCGGACCTTTGCGACGAGGTGGCCCAGTTGCTCACTCGGGTCATGAACGGCGGACCCGACCGTCAAGATCTGATGACCTTCGTCGGGGCCTCACTGCAGTTGAGCCGGGATGAACTCGAAGCGGTGTGCTGGGAGCAACCCCGGTCACTATTACTCGACGCGGTACCCACTGCTCGGCGCCGGCTCGTGAGCCACTGGGCCGCATACGTGGACGGCGAATCAGTTGCTGGGCGCGAAGAGTGGGTGAACGATTCACCCCTCCCGGAGTTCATCCCCAAAGCGCTGTTCAGCGACCTGTGTCTGCCTGAAGTAGCGATCAGCGCGCCGCCCGGCTACGACCAGGCGGCCAACGAGTCGATCGCCGTCCAGATGGCCCTGAATGAACTAGCGCCTGGCAAAGTGACCATGCGGTGGGCCGTTGAGCGAGGCCGCGGGCTCTGGATCAACCCAGCGGACGACGGAGCACCAGTCGCTCTGGAAGAGGGACTCGCCCACGAGGGTCTCGTCATCGGCGAGGTGGCCGGCGATAGCGGACCAATTCCACTGGTGCGCCCTCTGATCACCGCACCACAAGTCCCGCCACCTGAGGTGCAGCCATCGTCGATTGGCCGACTGAACTGGCACGTGCGCTGGCGACGACCGAACGACGGCCTCACGCTCGTCCGCCCACGGTCCGGCCCACTTGTCGGCAACGTCGTCTCCGTACAGGCATATCTCCACACCGCCCGCGGCGCTCTTCAGTCCTGGCGGTACGCGACGCACACATCGGCCAACGTGGCACGGCGAGGCGGAGGCCGCCAGCAACTGAACAACAGCTTCACGTGGCACGGTCAACCGGCAGCCGTCGGCTACGACGCTACCGTCGACGCCCAGATCGTCACCGTGACCGTCCCACAGACACTGTCGGCGTTCGAACTTCATCGCCCGCAGCAACGGCTCCGGCAACTCCGACGAGACTTCTTCGTCGACCAACTCCGCGAGCGGCTACACGCCCTCGCAGTCGATCGCTTCCTTGCCCGAAACCTCGCTGAGTCGATCGTCGCCGCTGGTGCCGCAGCCGTACGCGACAACACCGACCCGGCCCACTTATCAGCGTTGCCGTCCACACGTTGGCGACAACTAGTCGCCGACCTAATTCGCGACGGCGTCATCGGGCTAGACGAGGACTCCGACGACGCTGATTCAACGGATCATGGCCTAGGCCCACGCCAGCAACAACTCCTCGACGCGTTGACCGATGGGCCAATCGCGCAGGCCATCGCCGAAACCGTCGGCCTCCTGACAGCGGAACCGGGCGACGATTGGTTGCCCTGGTTGCGAATTCGCTTCGTGCAGACCATGGCCGCCGCCTGGCAAGCCGCCGCCCAGGAACTCTGCCCTGACTTCGATGCCGACCTCGACACCGTCATCGACGTCGACCCGATTGGTGACGGCCCCACCGCCACCTTTGTGCTCAGCGACGCCATGATCGGGGGTGGCGGCATGATCGAAACCCTCAGTTCTCGCATCAGCGACGACCCGCGGCGGTTCGACTACCTCGTGCTCGCAGCCCTCCAGCCATCTGATCTAGAGGACGTCGACCGGTCACTGCGCCATACGCTGACATTGCTCACCACGGAACCCGAGATCGCTGACGCCGCGCAGAGATTTCGGGCTGCCGCACATCAACGGCTCCACGCTTGGCAGGACCTGGTCGCAGCCCTCACGAACCACGGCGTGAGCCCAGCCCACGTCACCGTCACCACCTTGGCTAGCCGCGTATTCCGAGCGAACTCCGGGCCAGAGTCTGACTCTCTCATCAGAGAATGCCTCAAGGCATGGAAGGACATCGAGGTCCGCGCAGGCTTCGCAATCGATCATCGCAGCATCTGCATGGCCCTTGCGGCCGACCCCAACATCGTGGCTACGCTCATCAAAGCGATTCCTGAGGGCGCGGGCGAAAGTGAGAAGTGGGCGCAGTCCGTACTGCAAGGACTGCTGTGGCCAACCGCCGAGGCCCGCCGCGCGCAATCACTCGTAGCATCGAACCGCTTCGTCACCGAAGCCCCGCTGACTGAACGGACCTTCGTGCTTGATGCACTGCCCGACCCGATCGACGAGGTCGACGTCGACGATGCCGACTGGGTTTGCCAACTCACCGAACACATCGCGGCATCAGGACGCTGCCAACTGGTTTCCGGCAGCGACGACCGCACCCGCCTCAAGCACGCCGTCCAGCACCTGGTCACCAATCCGGTCGACCTGGGCTGGCTGCACGTGCACCCGCACGTGGAAGCCGCTTTACGCCGCGACGGCACGTTGGCCGTGGACGTGTCACTGGAAGAGGCACCGCAATGA
- the dpdK gene encoding phospholipase D-like domain-containing protein DpdK: protein MSTRHIHRLAARPHRLISEALQGLLVSELLAPGRRLLIASPWITDVPLLDNRGGRFNVLDNMWGARVIRLSAILRTLLAQQTSVYLHCGPGPAEAAFVKRLSDMARRDGTEAQFHPRRSVHVPGTVLDHEKAIGGDDWIIHGSMNLTYRGVEMNGELVTVSTDPVHVATVTTELMSLFA, encoded by the coding sequence ATGAGCACCCGTCACATCCATCGCCTCGCGGCTCGTCCGCACCGGCTCATCAGCGAAGCCCTCCAGGGACTGCTGGTCAGTGAACTCTTAGCACCGGGACGCCGGCTGTTGATCGCCTCACCGTGGATCACGGACGTGCCGTTGCTGGACAACCGAGGCGGCCGTTTCAACGTCTTGGACAACATGTGGGGCGCCCGAGTCATCCGACTGTCGGCGATCCTGCGGACCCTTCTCGCCCAGCAGACCAGCGTCTACCTCCATTGCGGCCCAGGCCCAGCCGAGGCGGCATTCGTGAAACGCCTTAGCGACATGGCGCGACGGGACGGCACCGAAGCTCAGTTCCATCCGCGGCGATCGGTGCACGTACCGGGCACCGTGCTCGACCACGAGAAGGCGATCGGTGGCGACGACTGGATCATCCACGGATCCATGAACCTGACATACCGCGGAGTCGAGATGAATGGCGAACTAGTGACCGTTTCAACGGACCCCGTGCACGTCGCAACCGTCACCACTGAACTGATGAGCCTGTTCGCATGA
- the dpdD gene encoding protein DpdD: MSEPITALTVLQRWPSFRDSFFGPPNSLRPGSGIAALDEVVATADVLIAEDPPKPVVLPARIDGSTHYFALAFTSDQSRTLRELLQSHVGRTWTDFDGRSLASSNGIDPLERAAVAFTGDRRYVYRFRVGNQAAARNWVRESVQTLLASLRSAPQRQARISLPIGRLIGDLTDACAARAEHAAQAAYEVLAADHRLSQANRLFLQIQLLAAFDRWDELEQHPELDTLLRLPRPILASDALARLATSKLTDPPDLATFAPIATRFNGLIDSVSAIRSVAGARYYTLWALAAAESPDQLRERLAEAGWTSDPGIAALLHTATSNPGPAVEETTETVHDLRKSAKQAIEAGRFDAAIDLLTLLPTDRADLPAVVEATTHTFTAKAITLLERHRAEHGEDAIRGALGSWRPERPLESAPLPDRLARLFSDSTSPQQLEYLRASIERTGVAELRAPGGTDAVCRAILQAMDGVWPERLSPGIDVCVDLVRDLKSSDAPIDDVRSLSHRVLELWAYHDSSGDRHRAGRIVHLVGDLVELGLSVQAYEEVVELVRAGWDPFLTNADLPTGLDLLEQLLAHRPEAAGNLNTFAVPMLSRIGPHNAARVPSAALAVAVDLGPSFDLALDVPAPSPAVQEQEPSVRPGTRVALYSLQEQALDRTARILRERHPGLDVVICADHVATEALRAAARSADVFIVMDRAAAHAATNALKAERGGRPIRYAAGKGSTSMIEAAESWFRDQYGASGGSSAADSV; the protein is encoded by the coding sequence ATGAGCGAGCCCATCACCGCGCTGACCGTGCTACAACGGTGGCCATCGTTTCGCGACTCGTTCTTCGGACCGCCCAATTCCCTCCGCCCTGGCAGCGGAATAGCCGCGCTTGACGAGGTCGTGGCGACCGCCGACGTCCTCATCGCCGAGGACCCTCCGAAGCCGGTGGTGCTACCTGCCCGCATCGACGGAAGCACCCACTACTTCGCCCTAGCGTTCACCTCGGATCAGTCCCGAACCCTCCGAGAACTGCTGCAGTCGCACGTCGGGCGAACCTGGACCGACTTCGACGGCCGAAGCCTGGCTAGCAGCAACGGCATTGACCCACTGGAGCGGGCAGCCGTTGCCTTCACAGGCGACAGACGTTACGTCTATCGCTTCCGCGTCGGCAACCAAGCAGCAGCCCGCAACTGGGTGCGCGAATCGGTGCAGACGCTGCTGGCATCGTTAAGGTCAGCACCGCAGCGGCAGGCGCGCATTTCCCTGCCCATCGGACGCCTCATCGGCGATCTGACCGATGCCTGTGCCGCGCGTGCGGAACACGCCGCTCAAGCCGCCTATGAGGTCCTAGCCGCAGACCATCGGCTGTCGCAAGCAAACCGACTCTTCTTGCAAATTCAGCTGCTCGCCGCGTTCGACAGATGGGACGAGCTTGAGCAGCACCCCGAACTGGACACGCTGCTGCGGCTTCCCCGCCCGATCCTGGCTTCCGACGCACTCGCACGTCTCGCAACGTCCAAGTTGACGGACCCACCGGATCTCGCGACGTTCGCCCCGATCGCCACGCGCTTCAACGGTCTCATCGACTCGGTGTCCGCGATCCGGTCGGTTGCCGGCGCACGCTATTACACGTTGTGGGCGCTCGCCGCCGCCGAGTCGCCCGATCAACTGCGGGAACGGCTCGCCGAGGCCGGCTGGACCAGCGATCCTGGCATCGCCGCCCTACTCCACACCGCAACGAGTAACCCCGGCCCTGCAGTGGAAGAGACCACTGAAACGGTCCACGACCTGCGGAAAAGCGCCAAGCAGGCCATTGAGGCGGGACGCTTCGACGCCGCGATCGACCTGCTGACCCTTCTTCCGACCGACCGCGCCGATCTCCCGGCCGTCGTGGAGGCGACCACCCACACCTTCACCGCGAAGGCCATTACGCTCCTCGAACGGCACCGAGCCGAGCACGGCGAGGACGCCATCCGCGGTGCGCTCGGCTCCTGGCGACCGGAGCGCCCGCTCGAGTCTGCCCCGCTTCCCGACAGGCTGGCCCGTCTGTTCTCGGATTCAACTAGCCCGCAACAGTTGGAGTACCTGCGAGCGTCCATCGAACGCACTGGCGTCGCCGAACTGCGGGCACCGGGGGGCACCGACGCCGTGTGCAGGGCGATCCTGCAGGCAATGGATGGTGTTTGGCCCGAACGGCTATCCCCAGGGATCGATGTCTGCGTCGATCTGGTCCGCGACCTCAAGAGCAGTGACGCCCCGATCGACGACGTTCGTAGCCTCAGCCATCGGGTCCTCGAACTCTGGGCCTATCACGACAGCAGCGGCGACCGGCATCGCGCCGGCCGAATCGTGCATCTCGTCGGTGATCTGGTCGAACTGGGCCTCAGCGTGCAGGCATACGAGGAGGTCGTCGAACTCGTCCGGGCCGGTTGGGACCCGTTTCTCACCAACGCCGATCTACCGACCGGCCTGGATCTGCTCGAACAACTCCTCGCTCACCGCCCCGAGGCCGCCGGCAACCTCAACACCTTCGCCGTACCGATGCTGTCGCGCATTGGCCCGCACAATGCCGCCCGGGTACCGTCGGCTGCGCTCGCCGTGGCGGTTGATCTGGGCCCGTCTTTCGACCTGGCCCTCGACGTCCCAGCACCGTCGCCAGCAGTCCAGGAGCAGGAACCGTCCGTACGTCCTGGCACCCGGGTTGCCCTGTACTCGCTGCAGGAACAGGCCCTCGACCGTACCGCACGGATTCTCCGCGAACGCCACCCGGGCCTTGACGTGGTCATCTGCGCCGATCACGTGGCGACCGAGGCGCTGCGTGCTGCAGCTCGTTCGGCGGATGTGTTCATCGTGATGGACCGCGCCGCGGCCCATGCCGCGACCAACGCGCTCAAGGCGGAGCGAGGTGGGAGGCCCATCCGGTACGCGGCGGGCAAGGGTTCGACGTCCATGATCGAAGCTGCCGAATCGTGGTTCCGGGACCAGTACGGAGCCAGCGGCGGTTCGTCCGCCGCCGACTCCGTGTGA
- the dbpB gene encoding DGQHR domain-containing protein DpdB gives MTTTRRDLPAGTPPELRLPALKIQQGRGRSLYTFAMDGKLVPQIATVSRIRRDETTELHGYQRPEVLAHVAAIRRYIETDDSPLLPNAIVIAFDERVRFEPTPTTGAGPSYVETGTLVIPLIDGPEHNRPGFIVDGQQRCAAIRDANIDAFPVSISAFIANDTADQRSQFILVNSTKALPKGLIHELLPGASGALPTPLRVRQLPATLLEKLNFDELRSPLYRMIQMPTNPGGHIKDNSVLRMLENSLSDGALYRFRNDEALPYTGEMFTLLCNFWAAVKQVFPDAWNKPPRRSRLMHGAGIISMGYLMDAISHVRDDGNGIIESDEFAADLKVIADDCRWTEGEWVFSDGVVRKWNDIQNTPRDIQRVADFLQNRYRSNQVARGR, from the coding sequence GTGACCACGACCCGACGTGACCTCCCCGCAGGCACCCCTCCCGAACTCCGGCTGCCCGCGCTGAAGATCCAGCAGGGTCGCGGACGCAGCCTCTACACCTTCGCGATGGACGGCAAACTCGTCCCGCAGATCGCCACCGTCTCGCGCATTCGACGCGACGAGACGACCGAACTGCACGGCTACCAGCGACCCGAAGTTCTCGCCCACGTGGCGGCTATTCGCCGGTACATCGAAACCGACGACAGCCCGCTGTTGCCCAACGCCATCGTCATCGCCTTCGACGAACGCGTGCGCTTCGAACCAACCCCCACCACCGGCGCTGGCCCCAGCTACGTGGAGACGGGAACTCTGGTAATCCCGCTCATCGACGGACCGGAACACAACCGGCCAGGGTTCATCGTCGACGGCCAACAGCGCTGCGCCGCCATCCGCGACGCCAACATCGACGCGTTCCCAGTGAGCATTAGCGCCTTTATCGCCAACGACACCGCCGACCAGCGCTCCCAGTTCATCCTGGTCAACTCCACCAAAGCACTCCCCAAGGGCCTCATCCACGAGTTGCTGCCAGGCGCCTCCGGTGCCCTGCCCACCCCGTTGCGGGTCCGCCAACTGCCTGCCACTTTACTCGAAAAGCTCAACTTCGATGAGCTGCGGTCCCCGCTCTACCGGATGATCCAGATGCCCACCAACCCAGGCGGCCACATCAAAGACAACTCGGTATTGCGGATGCTAGAGAACAGCCTTTCCGACGGAGCCCTTTATCGATTCCGCAACGACGAAGCGCTGCCCTACACCGGCGAGATGTTCACCCTGCTGTGCAACTTTTGGGCTGCGGTCAAGCAGGTCTTTCCTGATGCGTGGAACAAGCCTCCTCGCAGGTCACGTCTGATGCACGGTGCGGGGATCATCAGCATGGGGTACCTCATGGACGCGATCAGCCACGTCCGCGACGACGGCAACGGCATCATTGAGTCGGACGAGTTCGCCGCCGACCTCAAGGTAATCGCTGACGACTGCCGCTGGACCGAGGGCGAATGGGTCTTTAGCGATGGCGTCGTGCGCAAGTGGAACGACATCCAGAACACTCCACGAGACATTCAGCGTGTCGCGGACTTCTTGCAGAACCGCTATCGATCCAACCAGGTTGCGCGAGGACGATAG
- the dpdA gene encoding tRNA-guanine transglycosylase DpdA: MRFFFPDSQDQVDPGFDFVTEERDPFRVRQRDDLYAHEVLTQAPFDGLLVSKAIVDGKAGGGTGKYTAAQRHRLYREGARRFFRLDRGHTPLKIMGDCGAFSYVAEEYPPYSVDEVIDFYDGCGFHYGIAVDHVIFQYEPKTARNDERAAEWVRRQEITLALAAEFWQRCKARRVCFTPLGVAQGWSPQSYADAVVALQRIGYQRIALGGMVPLKTQEILACLAAIDQVREPTTQLHLLGISRCDDVPTFATHGVTSFDSTSPFRQAFKDDRDNYYTPTGTYVALRVPQVDGNPKLKARIRSGEISQAQALALERTALTRLRQYDADEIDVDPVVQALVDYSAVWDGKSDRSAQYRATLTDRPWRDCPCDLCKAIGIEVVIFRGTERNKRRGFHNLYVFEQRLRPQRERTRA, from the coding sequence GTGAGGTTCTTCTTCCCTGACAGCCAGGACCAAGTCGACCCGGGCTTCGACTTCGTCACCGAAGAACGCGACCCGTTCCGCGTCCGGCAACGCGACGACCTGTACGCCCACGAGGTACTCACCCAAGCCCCCTTCGACGGGCTGCTGGTCTCCAAGGCCATCGTCGACGGCAAGGCCGGCGGAGGAACCGGCAAGTACACAGCCGCGCAACGCCACCGCCTTTACCGCGAGGGCGCCCGACGCTTCTTCCGCCTCGACCGCGGCCACACACCACTGAAGATCATGGGCGACTGTGGAGCGTTCTCCTACGTCGCTGAGGAGTACCCGCCCTACAGTGTCGACGAAGTCATCGACTTCTATGACGGCTGCGGATTCCACTACGGCATCGCCGTAGACCACGTCATCTTCCAATACGAGCCCAAGACAGCCCGCAACGACGAGCGCGCCGCCGAGTGGGTACGTCGCCAGGAGATCACCCTTGCTCTGGCTGCGGAATTCTGGCAGCGCTGCAAGGCCCGCCGAGTTTGCTTCACCCCCCTCGGCGTGGCCCAAGGCTGGAGCCCGCAGTCCTACGCCGACGCCGTCGTCGCACTACAACGCATCGGCTACCAACGCATCGCACTCGGGGGCATGGTCCCCCTCAAGACCCAGGAGATCCTCGCCTGCCTCGCCGCGATCGACCAGGTCCGTGAGCCCACCACGCAACTGCACCTGCTGGGCATCAGCCGCTGCGACGACGTCCCCACCTTCGCCACCCATGGCGTCACCAGCTTCGACAGCACCTCACCGTTCCGTCAAGCATTCAAGGACGACCGCGACAACTACTACACACCCACCGGCACCTACGTCGCCTTGCGCGTACCCCAAGTCGACGGTAACCCCAAGCTCAAGGCCCGCATCCGCTCCGGCGAGATCAGCCAAGCCCAGGCACTCGCCCTGGAACGCACCGCATTGACCCGGCTCCGCCAGTACGACGCCGACGAAATCGACGTCGACCCGGTCGTCCAAGCACTTGTCGACTACAGCGCCGTGTGGGACGGCAAGTCCGACCGCAGCGCGCAGTATCGTGCGACCCTGACAGACCGGCCCTGGCGAGACTGCCCCTGTGACCTGTGCAAGGCGATCGGCATCGAAGTCGTGATCTTCAGAGGCACCGAACGCAACAAACGGCGCGGCTTTCACAACCTCTACGTGTTCGAACAGCGACTGCGCCCACAACGAGAAAGGACTCGCGCGTGA
- the dbpB gene encoding DGQHR domain-containing protein DpdB translates to MPAAPSIRNLVRRALRIDQSSTYPFFMFALRADEVLQIADISRVSRDEAGNLIGYQRPEVRRHVEEIIDYLNTDGALFPNPIILALSSRAKFESSRGPGAGDGLATAGKLTIPLPAKGKPKPAWIVDGQQRALALTRAQRRGFPVPVTAFVADSVTLQRDQFLRVNNTRPLPRGLVTELLPEVDSPLPPRLAIRKAPAALCDVLNTDPNSPMYGLIKRASTSREQTPHAVITDTVVVNMLNESLTSSSGCLFPYRDVSRNETDFEAILQALYVYWAAVRDTFPDAWGLPATKSRLMHGAGIRAMGRLMDRILGAVDPRNSNAPETIRQHLALIAPHCHWTAGVWDDLGLRWNEIENMHRHIQELSNYLIRLYHNTRAELS, encoded by the coding sequence ATGCCCGCCGCCCCCTCCATCAGGAACCTTGTCCGCCGGGCGCTGCGGATCGACCAGAGCAGCACCTACCCCTTCTTCATGTTCGCGTTGCGCGCCGACGAGGTCCTGCAAATCGCCGACATCTCTCGAGTGAGTCGCGACGAGGCCGGCAACCTCATCGGCTACCAGCGCCCCGAGGTACGCCGGCACGTCGAGGAAATCATCGACTATCTCAACACCGACGGCGCGCTGTTCCCGAACCCGATTATCCTCGCGCTGTCCTCTCGCGCGAAGTTCGAGTCCAGCCGCGGCCCCGGCGCCGGCGACGGGCTGGCCACTGCCGGCAAGCTGACCATTCCACTACCGGCAAAGGGCAAGCCGAAGCCAGCTTGGATAGTTGACGGCCAGCAGCGGGCCCTCGCCCTGACGCGGGCCCAACGCCGCGGCTTTCCGGTCCCCGTCACTGCCTTCGTCGCCGACAGTGTCACCCTCCAGCGCGACCAGTTTCTGCGGGTCAACAACACCCGACCCTTGCCGCGCGGGCTCGTCACCGAACTGCTGCCCGAGGTCGACAGCCCACTGCCCCCTCGTCTGGCGATCCGCAAGGCGCCCGCCGCGCTGTGTGACGTCCTCAACACCGATCCGAACTCGCCCATGTACGGGCTGATCAAACGGGCCTCCACAAGCCGGGAACAGACACCCCACGCGGTGATCACCGACACCGTGGTGGTGAACATGCTCAATGAGAGCCTAACCTCATCGTCAGGCTGCCTCTTTCCGTACCGCGACGTCAGCCGCAACGAGACCGACTTCGAAGCGATCCTGCAGGCCTTGTACGTCTACTGGGCTGCGGTGCGCGACACCTTCCCCGACGCCTGGGGACTGCCGGCTACCAAGAGCCGCCTCATGCACGGCGCCGGGATCCGCGCGATGGGCCGGCTGATGGACCGCATCCTAGGCGCCGTCGACCCCCGCAACTCCAACGCACCGGAGACCATCCGCCAACACCTTGCCCTCATCGCACCGCACTGTCATTGGACCGCTGGCGTCTGGGACGACCTAGGCCTGCGCTGGAACGAGATTGAAAACATGCACCGGCACATCCAGGAACTGTCCAACTACCTCATCCGCCTCTACCACAACACCCGGGCAGAGCTGTCGTGA